A stretch of the Cryptosporangium phraense genome encodes the following:
- the pcaH gene encoding protocatechuate 3,4-dioxygenase subunit beta: MTYRQDFDVHPPLDYEGYKSTALRHPKQPLIALPHAFTEITGPLLGEGRLGRLDHDLTRQHDAEPLGQRIIVHGRVLDSDGRPVPQTLLEIWQANASGRYQHVVDNWPAPLDPNFTGLGRTLTDSDGRYRFTTIKPGAYPWKNHYNAWRPAHIHFSLFGRAFTQRLVTQMYFPDDPLFPYDPIFNSVPDEKARQRMISRFDLESTQPDWALAFEFDIVLRGREATPFESEVDDE, translated from the coding sequence GTGACCTACCGGCAGGATTTCGACGTCCATCCGCCCCTGGACTACGAGGGCTACAAATCCACCGCGCTGCGCCATCCGAAACAGCCGCTGATCGCCCTGCCCCACGCGTTCACCGAGATCACCGGGCCGCTGCTCGGCGAGGGGCGGCTGGGCCGGCTCGACCACGACCTCACCCGCCAGCACGACGCCGAGCCGCTGGGCCAGCGGATCATCGTCCACGGGCGCGTCCTCGACAGCGACGGCCGGCCGGTGCCGCAGACGCTGCTGGAGATCTGGCAGGCGAACGCGTCCGGGCGCTACCAGCACGTGGTCGACAACTGGCCGGCGCCGCTCGACCCGAACTTCACCGGGCTGGGCCGCACGCTCACGGATTCCGACGGTAGGTACCGCTTCACGACGATCAAGCCCGGCGCCTACCCGTGGAAGAACCACTACAACGCCTGGCGTCCGGCCCACATCCACTTCTCGCTGTTCGGGCGGGCGTTCACCCAGCGCCTGGTCACGCAGATGTACTTCCCGGACGACCCGCTGTTCCCGTACGACCCGATCTTCAACTCGGTGCCCGACGAGAAGGCCCGGCAGCGGATGATCTCCCGGTTCGATCTGGAGTCGACGCAGCCGGACTGGGCCCTGGCGTTCGAGTTCGACATCGTGCTGCGCGGACGGGAAGCAACCCCGTTCGAGTCGGAGGTGGACGACGAATGA
- a CDS encoding thiolase family protein: MQDAFVIDAVRTPFGRYAGALSGVRPDDLAAHVVRSLVGRSPDLDPATIDDVLFGDANGAGEDNRDVARMAVLLAGLPTSVPGATVNRLCGSGLEAAIEAGRAVETGDADLLIAGGVESMSRAPWVLLKPSRPFPTAPETLHSTTLGWRMVNPLMNDAWTVSLGEATEQLAEKYGITREAQDAFAVRSHQRAAAAWDAGVFADEVVGVAELERDEGIRPDSSIEKLARLKPAFRPDGTITAGNASPLNDGAAATLIGSAEAAERLGRAPLARIAGRGVAAVEPQYFGIGPVQAAERALRRAGIGWGDLSVVELNEAFAAQSLACFADWPELDPEIVNVNGGAIAIGHPLGASGVRVLGSLAHELRRRGGGWGLAAICIGVGQGLAVVLEAA; this comes from the coding sequence CTGCAGGACGCATTCGTGATCGACGCCGTTCGGACCCCGTTCGGCCGGTACGCCGGCGCGCTGTCCGGCGTCCGGCCCGACGACCTGGCCGCGCACGTCGTCCGGTCGCTGGTCGGGAGATCGCCCGACCTCGACCCGGCGACGATCGACGACGTGCTGTTCGGCGACGCCAACGGCGCCGGCGAGGACAACCGGGACGTGGCCCGGATGGCCGTGCTGCTGGCCGGGCTCCCGACCTCGGTGCCGGGCGCGACCGTCAACCGGCTCTGCGGCTCCGGGTTAGAGGCCGCGATCGAGGCCGGCCGGGCGGTCGAGACCGGTGACGCGGACCTGCTGATCGCCGGCGGGGTCGAGTCGATGAGCCGGGCCCCGTGGGTGCTGCTCAAGCCGTCCCGCCCGTTCCCCACCGCCCCCGAGACGCTGCACTCGACGACGCTCGGCTGGCGGATGGTGAACCCGCTGATGAACGACGCGTGGACCGTGTCGCTCGGCGAAGCCACCGAGCAGCTCGCGGAGAAGTACGGCATCACCCGCGAAGCCCAGGACGCGTTCGCGGTGCGGAGCCACCAGCGCGCCGCCGCGGCCTGGGACGCCGGGGTGTTCGCCGACGAGGTCGTCGGAGTGGCCGAGCTCGAGCGGGACGAGGGCATCCGGCCGGACTCGTCGATCGAGAAGCTGGCCCGGCTCAAGCCGGCCTTCCGTCCGGACGGGACGATCACCGCCGGGAACGCGTCGCCGTTGAACGACGGAGCGGCCGCGACGCTGATCGGCTCGGCCGAGGCGGCGGAGAGGCTCGGCCGGGCGCCGCTGGCCCGGATCGCCGGGCGCGGGGTCGCGGCGGTCGAGCCGCAGTACTTCGGGATCGGACCGGTGCAGGCGGCCGAGCGCGCGCTGCGCCGGGCCGGGATCGGCTGGGGCGACCTGAGCGTCGTCGAGCTGAACGAGGCGTTCGCGGCCCAGTCGCTGGCCTGCTTCGCCGACTGGCCCGAGCTCGACCCGGAGATCGTCAACGTGAACGGCGGCGCGATCGCGATCGGGCACCCGCTCGGCGCGTCCGGGGTGCGCGTCCTCGGCAGCCTCGCGCACGAGTTGCGCCGCCGCGGCGGCGGCTGGGGGCTCGCGGCGATCTGTATCGGTGTCGGCCAGGGCCTGGCCGTGGTGTTGGAGGCAGCGTGA
- a CDS encoding 4-hydroxybenzoate 3-monooxygenase has protein sequence MRTRTQVGIIGAGPAGLLLQHMLARHGVDSVLVENRSREYCEKRQRAGVLEHGTVELLKEIGLGDRMMREGLLHSGIYLQFAGERHHLDFPSLTGGRTLTVYAQTEVVKDAIAAGHPIFFEVSDTAVRDIDTERPVLSFTDADGVAHEVECDAIAGCDGFHGVSRPSMPSLRVSERTYPFGWLGILATVPPSTDELIYAHSPHGFAMHSMRSPEVSRLYIQVDPDEKIDDWSDARIWEQLQIRLGHPGWTLNEGPITEKGITPMRSFVAEPMRSGRLFLAGDAAHIVPPTGAKGLNLAVADVKVLADALVRLLVEGKSDLADAYSETCLTRVWRSTWFSWYMTSMLHRFPVSSFSDPAEADFQEHLQIAQLRQVTSSEAAARNLAENYAGWPLP, from the coding sequence ATGCGCACCCGCACCCAGGTAGGCATCATCGGCGCCGGGCCGGCCGGGCTCCTGCTCCAGCACATGCTCGCCCGCCACGGCGTCGACTCCGTGCTCGTCGAGAACCGGAGCCGGGAGTACTGCGAGAAACGTCAGCGGGCCGGCGTCCTCGAACACGGGACCGTCGAACTGCTGAAGGAGATCGGCCTCGGCGACCGCATGATGCGGGAGGGCCTGCTCCACAGCGGGATCTACCTGCAGTTCGCCGGGGAGCGGCACCACCTCGACTTCCCGTCGCTGACCGGCGGCCGGACGCTGACCGTCTATGCGCAGACCGAGGTGGTCAAGGACGCGATTGCGGCCGGCCATCCGATCTTCTTCGAGGTCAGCGACACCGCCGTGCGGGACATCGACACCGAGCGCCCGGTGCTGTCGTTCACCGACGCCGACGGGGTCGCGCACGAGGTCGAGTGCGACGCGATCGCCGGGTGCGACGGCTTCCACGGGGTGTCCCGTCCGTCGATGCCCTCGCTGCGGGTGTCCGAGCGGACGTATCCGTTCGGCTGGCTCGGCATCCTCGCGACCGTCCCGCCGTCGACCGACGAGCTGATCTACGCGCACTCGCCGCATGGCTTCGCCATGCACAGCATGCGGTCGCCCGAGGTCAGCCGTCTCTACATCCAGGTCGATCCGGACGAGAAGATCGACGACTGGTCCGACGCGCGCATCTGGGAGCAGCTCCAGATCCGGCTGGGTCATCCCGGCTGGACGCTGAACGAGGGCCCGATCACCGAGAAGGGCATCACGCCGATGCGCAGCTTCGTGGCGGAGCCGATGCGGTCGGGGCGGTTGTTCCTGGCCGGCGACGCGGCCCACATCGTGCCGCCGACCGGAGCGAAGGGGCTCAACCTGGCCGTGGCCGACGTCAAGGTGCTGGCCGACGCGCTGGTGCGGCTACTGGTCGAGGGGAAGTCCGACCTGGCCGACGCGTACTCGGAGACGTGCCTGACCCGGGTGTGGCGCAGCACGTGGTTCTCCTGGTACATGACCTCGATGCTGCACCGGTTCCCGGTCAGCTCGTTCAGCGATCCGGCCGAGGCCGACTTCCAGGAGCACCTGCAGATCGCCCAGCTCCGCCAGGTGACCTCGTCCGAGGCCGCCGCGCGGAACCTGGCCGAGAACTACGCCGGCTGGCCGTTGCCCTAG
- a CDS encoding phosphatase PAP2 family protein, which translates to MSPTSAARKSAAVGLAAFVALTIGVATDVLTGLDQSIADAGLSGDRSSVLYWPARVGFSLGQNWVFPLASAVVAVILAGRRRSARPIGGLLGVWLVHLVVIGAVKLWADRPPPANGNPHLHAGGLSFPSGHAANILVFSATLGVLLVALTGDQRWFRRTTLLGVGAATICVVSMVGLGFHWATDAAAGLALGTALRALMTPLFASFACNTR; encoded by the coding sequence ATGTCTCCGACCTCGGCCGCCCGGAAATCGGCGGCTGTCGGATTGGCAGCCTTCGTCGCCCTCACGATCGGCGTCGCGACCGACGTGCTGACGGGTCTGGACCAGTCGATCGCCGACGCCGGCCTGAGCGGTGACCGCTCGTCGGTGCTGTACTGGCCGGCCCGGGTGGGTTTCTCGCTCGGTCAGAACTGGGTGTTCCCGCTGGCCTCGGCCGTGGTCGCGGTGATCCTGGCCGGCCGCCGCCGGAGCGCCAGGCCGATCGGGGGCCTGCTCGGCGTCTGGCTCGTCCACCTCGTCGTCATCGGGGCGGTCAAGCTCTGGGCCGACCGGCCGCCGCCGGCCAACGGGAACCCTCACCTGCACGCGGGCGGCCTGAGCTTCCCGTCCGGTCACGCCGCGAACATCCTCGTGTTCTCGGCGACGCTCGGCGTCCTGCTGGTCGCGTTGACCGGCGATCAGCGCTGGTTCCGCCGGACGACGCTGCTCGGGGTCGGCGCGGCGACGATCTGCGTCGTCAGCATGGTCGGCCTCGGCTTCCACTGGGCCACCGACGCGGCCGCCGGCCTCGCGCTCGGGACCGCACTGCGTGCACTCATGACGCCACTCTTCGCGTCGTTCGCGTGCAACACTAGGTAG